Proteins encoded together in one Desulfosporosinus meridiei DSM 13257 window:
- a CDS encoding AraC family transcriptional regulator, with product MDLLKNMNGALEYIEENLTEDIDFKEVARLAFCSEYHFTRMFSYLAGVTLSEYIRRRRLTLAAFELRNGNSKIIDLALKYGYSSPDSFTRAFQNLHGVTPSEAKNNGQSLKAFPRMTFQLSIKGGNEMNYRIEEKGDFHIVGIKKRVPIIFHGVNPEIAAMWQSLNMEKINQMKALSDIEPLGLISASVNFSSGRMEEKGELDHYIGVATSQECPENLIQLDVPASTWAVFEAVGPFPETLQNIWGRIYSEWFPSSNYEQIQGPEILWNEHKDVSSPTFRSEIWIPVLKKK from the coding sequence ATGGATTTGCTGAAAAATATGAATGGAGCCCTTGAATATATTGAAGAAAACCTTACCGAGGATATTGATTTTAAGGAAGTAGCCAGGCTGGCTTTTTGCTCTGAATATCATTTCACACGAATGTTTTCCTATCTGGCAGGTGTTACTTTATCAGAGTACATCCGCCGCAGACGCTTAACTCTCGCTGCTTTTGAACTGAGGAATGGGAATTCAAAAATTATCGATCTTGCCCTGAAATATGGCTACAGTTCTCCGGACTCTTTTACAAGAGCATTTCAAAACTTGCATGGGGTAACACCGTCAGAAGCTAAAAACAATGGCCAATCATTAAAAGCCTTTCCAAGGATGACCTTCCAATTATCAATTAAAGGAGGCAATGAAATGAACTATCGCATCGAAGAAAAAGGGGATTTTCACATAGTAGGTATTAAAAAGAGGGTTCCGATAATATTCCACGGGGTTAATCCGGAAATTGCCGCTATGTGGCAAAGCTTAAATATGGAGAAGATCAATCAGATGAAGGCTCTTTCCGATATCGAGCCCTTAGGTCTGATTAGTGCCTCCGTGAATTTCTCCTCCGGACGAATGGAGGAAAAAGGAGAGTTGGATCATTATATAGGGGTGGCAACATCTCAGGAATGCCCGGAGAACTTGATCCAACTTGATGTTCCTGCTTCAACTTGGGCGGTATTTGAAGCAGTAGGGCCCTTCCCAGAAACTTTGCAAAACATTTGGGGGCGGATTTACTCCGAGTGGTTTCCATCCTCAAACTATGAACAAATTCAAGGGCCGGAGATCTTATGGAACGAGCATAAGGATGTTAGTTCACCAACATTTCGAAGTGAGATATGGATACCTGTATTAAAAAAGAAATAA